GCCGCCTTGCCGAAAAAGGGAACCTTCTATGAGTAAAGCAATTACCGGTAAGGTATATTTAGTGGGTGCAGGACCCGGCGACCCGGGCCTGATCACCGTTAAGGGGCTAGACCTGATCGCTCAGGCCGACTGCATAATTTACGACTATCTGGCCAATGAAGCGTTGCTATCCCACGCTCGCCCGAATGCGGAAAAGATTTACGTGGGCAAGCAGGGCGGTCGTCATTCCATGAGCCAGGAAGAGATAAACAGGCTTCTCGTGGAAAAAGGCCGATACCTTAAGGTAGTGCGCCTGAAAGGAGGCGATCCTTTTGTTTTCGGGCGGGGCGGAGAAGAAGCGGAAGTTCTGAAAGAGGCGGGTATCCCTTTTGAGGTCGTCCCGGGAGTAACTTCGGCAGTTGCGGCCCCTGCATATGCCGGCATCCCTCTTTCACACAGAGACTTCACGGCTTCAATAGCCTTTGTCACCGGTCACGAACGTGAAGACCGGCAGGACTCTAAGGTAAACTGGAAGGCTCTGGCAGAACTTAAAGGCACACTGGCTTTCTTCATGGGAGTAAAAAACTTACCCTACATTGTGGACCGACTGATTCACTACGGCGCCCCGAAGGATACACCCGTAGCCGTTATCAGGTGGGGAACCACGCCGAGGCAGAAGTCGGTCACGGGAACGCTGGGCGATATTGTGGAGCGAGTAAAGGAGGCAGGGATTACCCCGCCTGCCATAATCGTCGTGGGTTCTGTGGTAACGCTGAGAGACCGGCTGAATTGGTTTGAAACCAGGCCGCTTTTTGGAAAAAGAATTATCATCACAAGAACCCGCACACAGGCAAGCGAGCTCCGACGCGAGCTGGAGGCTCTGGGAGCCGACTGCATAGAGTTTCCCACCATAGAAATTATCGATCCTCCTTCGTGGGATGCCGTAGACGAGGCCTGCAAAAACCTCGAAAGCTACGACTGGGTCATTTTCACAAGCGTTAACGGCGTTGATCGGTTTTTCGACAGGCTTCTGTATCACGGCCTGGACGGCCGGGCTCTTGGAAAATGCAGGATTGCGGCCATAGGGCCGGCAACGGCCCGAAGGCTTCAGAACTACTTCATAAGAGCCGACGTTATACCGGATGGCTACAGAGCAGAAGAACTGATAAAGGCCCTTCCGGAGGAGCAGATAAAAAGAGCGAAGGTCTTAATACCTCGTGCCCTGGTTGCAAGAGACCTTCTTCCGGAAACTCTGAAGGACATGGGCGCTCATGTAGATGTCGTACCGGTCTATCAGACAGTGAGGGCTTCGGGAGAAAGAGCCCGGGAAACGGCGGAAATGCTTAAAGAGGGCTCTATTGACTTCATCACCTTTACATCATCTTCAACGGTAACCAACTTCGTTTCCATTATGGAACCCTGGGGGGGTGTATCCCTTTTACGAGATGTAAAGGTCGCATCCATCGGGCCAATAACCACGGAAACGGCGCATTCACTGGGCATAAAAGTCACGATAACGGCCCGAGAATACACCATAAGAGGCCTTGTTGAAGCCATCACGGAATTCTTTACCGCCCGGGTTTAAACATTCCTTTCAAAGTCAAAGAATCAACGAAAATTACCGTGCCGACGTAAATTGCCGGCAGCGCCTTTATTAAGAGAAGCAAAGCTATTTCACCGCCCTGTAAAAATCTCGATGTTCCTCCCGTAGTCCGTTTCTGTCACGCTTGACTCCTGCAAGCTGATAATATAATTATGTCATTAGATGTATTTTGGATTGTCATGTGTGTGTAATAAGTTACATGTATATTTGTGTACGATTTCACTTTATTGGCCCTGGCGGGAGGAGGGGGAAGATGTTCAAAATTGTGGATAAAAAGACCCTGAGCCCGTCCACAAAGCTTGTGGTCGTGAGAGCTCCCCATGTGGCAAAGCGGGCAAGGCCGGGGCAGTTCGTTATGATTCAGATTGATGAGTCGGGAGAAAGAATTCCTCTAACCATTGCAGATTTCGACCGAAGGGCAGGAACCGTCACGATGATCTTTCAGGAAGTCGGGAAAACAACCATGCACCTCGGCACACTTCGTCCCGGAGATGAACTGTTTGCCGTAGCCGGCCCCTTAGGGCATCCGTCGGAAATAGCCCTTTACGGCAAGGTCCTGTGTATAGGCGGCGGTGTGGGTATAGCGCCCATATTCCCCATAGCAAGAGCACTCAAAGAAGCGGGTAACACGGTCCTTTCCATTATAGGAGCCAGAACAAAGGATCTTCTCTTCTGGGAAGATCGTATGGCTTCCGTTTCCGACGAGCTCATTATCTGCACCGATGATGGATCTTACGGCAGAAAAGCAGTCGTTACCCAACCACTTCAGGAAATCCTGATGAAAGAGGCATCGAATATCGCCCGGATCTGGGCAATCGGACCGGCCGTGATGATGAAGTTTGTCTGCAAAGCCACAGAACCCTACGGCATTCCCACAATCGTCAGTCTGAACACCATCATGGTTGACGGCACGGGTATGTGCGGTAGCTGTCGTGTGGACTTAAAAGGAGAGACCAAGTTCGTCTGCGTTGACGGGCCCGAATTCGACGGACATCTTGTGAACTGGGAAAACCTCCTGATGCGACTTTGCATCTACAGGGAAGAAGAGCAACTCGCACTTAACCGATGGCTCGAGACGACTCAAGGTGTTATTGCGGCTGGAGGTAAGGCCTGATGAAGGGCTGGTATCCTCAGGTTCATTTTGGAAAGGAACGACAAAAACACTACCCCCGGTTCGTGCTCGATCTCAAGCAGAAGGAACGCATGGCAATCCCCCGGCAGGTTATGCCCGAGCAGGATCCCACGATCAGACGATACAACTTCCAGGAAGTTGCCCTGGGGTTTACATGGGAGCTGGCCCTTCAGGAGGCCGAAAGATGCCTTCAATGCGAGCATCCCAGGTGCGTTCAGGGTTGCCCTGTTGGGGTGCCGATACCGGAATTCATTCTGGCACTCAGAGAAGGCGACATAGAACGGGCGGTATCCGTAATGAAAACCAAAAATAGCCTTCCGGCCGTCTGCGGAAGGGTCTGTCCTCAGGAACTACAATGCGAAGCCCTGTGCGTCAGGGGCAAAAAGGGTCAGCCCGTCGCCATTGGGCGGCTCGAAAGATTCATCGGCGACTTCGAATTGACGCACAGAACATGCCCGTTGAAGAAAAAAGCCGACACGGGCAGAAGGGTTGCAGTCATAGGAAGTGGCCCTGCGGGTCTTACCTGCGCAATCGATGTGGCTAAAGAAGGGCACAGGGTCGTAATTTTTGAAGCCCTTCATCTGCCGGGCGGTGTGCTCGTTTACGGAATTCCCGAATTCCGACTGCCTAAAGAGGTGGTGCGCAGCGAGATACAATACGCCGCGGAGTGCCTTGAAATCGAAATCCGCACAAATCACGTAATAGGGAAAACCCTTACAGTTGATGATCTTCTCGGGGAATACGACGCCGTCTTTATCGGAACGGGTGCAGGATTGCCTATTTTCCTTGAAATACCGGGAACCAACCTTATCGGTGTAATGAGTGCCAACGAATTTTTAACCCGAGTAAACCTCATGAAGGGCTACCTCTTTCCCGATTACGACACTCCGGTAAAGGTGGGCAAAAAGGTTTGTGTCATCGGAGCGGGAAATGTGGCCATGGATGCCGCAAGATGTGCGGTAAGGCTTCAATATCTCAGGGCAAAGAGGGAAGGATGGAAGGAACCCGGTCGGGTATCCATAATCTACCGGAGATCACGGGAAGAGATTCCCGCCAGGGCCGAAGAAGTTCACCATGCGGAAGAAGAAGGCGTGGTATTTGAGCTGCTCACGGCCCCCGTTGAAATTCTCGGGGGTCCGGATCAGCGCGTTCGGGCGCTGAAATGCGTCAGGATGGAATTGGGAGAGCCGGATTCCTCAGGTAGGCGAAGACCCGTACCCATCGAGGGATCAGAATTCGAAATCGAAGCCGACATGGTCATATTCGCTCTCGGTACCTCACCCAACCCGATGGTCTTTAATGAGGCTCCGGGCCTGGAGAGAACCAAACACGGAACAGTGGTTATGAAGGATCCTGAAAAATGCAGAACCACCCTTCCCCGGGTGTGGGCCGGGGGCGATATCGTTACCGGAGCCGCAACCGTTGTCAGCGCCATGGGTGCGGGAAAGCGAGCAGCAGCGGACATTAACAGGTTTCTTACCGCAAAGGAACAGAACTGGTAAACAAAGGCGTTTTCAGGCCATCACCACCTTTTCACGTCCTTCTTTTACATACCGGGTGGCATTCCGGGTATCCACGACCAGCCCGGCATGTCGTACAATCCAGTCGTAATCGTAGGACGAGTGATCGGTTACTATAACGACGGCGTCAACACTCTCAAGAAACTCCTCCGTCAGTTCAACGGCTTCCATGGAGAAGGCGTACTTTCTTGTGGGTTTGAGCTTTGGAATAAGCGGATCGTGATAACTGACGGATGCACCCAATTTCATAAGCATATCCATAATGGGATAGGCAGGAGATTCTCTATCATCATCGACATCCTTTTTGTAGGCTATTCCGAGTATGAGTATTTTGCTACCCTTCAGACATCTTCCCCGATCGTTTAAGGCTTCCATAATGCGCTCGACCACATACCGGGGCATAGATACGTTGATTTCTCCTGCCAGTTCAATGAAGCGAGCCGTAAGCCCGTATTCTCGAGCCTTCCAGGAAAGATAAAAAGGATCAACGGGTATGCAGTGTCCTCCAAGACCCGGACCGGGATAAAAGGGCGTGAAGCCAAAAGGCTTTGTTGACGCCGCCTCGATAACTTCCCAGATGTTTACTCCCATTCGGTGGGCCAGGATCTTCATTTCGTTTACCAGAGCAATATTTACACTCCTGTAAATGTTTTCCAGCAGCTTGGCAAACTCGGCAACCTTTGTAGACGAAACGGGCACAATCTTACCCGATATCTTCTCGTAAAACGCCGATATGACCTTGAGACACCGGGGGGTTATGCCGCTCACTATCTTGGGAATGTTCCCCGAATGGTACACGGGATTGCCCGGGTCTTCACGCTCCGGGGAATAACCGAGGAAAAAATCCCTACCCACCAGAAGGCCCGTTTGCCTGAAAAGGGGAAGAAGGAGTTCCTCGGTCGTTCCGGGATAAGAGGTACTTTCAAGAACCACCGCCTGGCCGGGTCTGAGCTTTCCGGCAATATCCTCTGCGGTTTTCACCACGTAGCTCAGATCGGGTTCCCTGTTGGGTGAAAGCGGTGTGGGAACACAAATCAAAATACAGTCCGGCTCATTCAGCCTGGAAAAATCATCGGTAACGTCCAGCAGGCCTTTCCGTCTAAGGTTCCGAATTCGCTCGGGATCGATATGTCGAATATAGGTTTCCCCCCGACGAAGCAAATTCACCTTTTGACCGTCTATGTCAAACCCGATGATCGGAAAGCCGCATTCGGCACATCTGAGAAGCAGAGGCAATCCCACATAGCCGAGGCCTATAACGCCTATCTTCGACGAACGGGCCTCGATTTTTCTCAGAAGGTCCGATTCCATAAAATCTCTTCGCCCTTACCAGTCAAGCGGTATAAGCTTCATTACTTCGTGATGCACGAGATAATAGAGTTCCTCATCCGTCCCGTAAATGTCGATCACGCACTTATGGTCTATGAGTTTTTCCAGAATCCAGGCGGTAACATAGAGGCTTACAAAGTGAGGTCGGGGAACGAGGTTTCTAATTTCCGCCGTCTGATACTTAATGTCGAACTCGTCGGCCGTCAGAAGATTTTGAAGACACAGGTTTATCTGCCTTTCCAGTTCTATCTTGCTGGTCGTTTCAACGGCCTTGGCCTCTATCAGTCTGGTTGTAATCCTTTCGCTGAGGTCATCGAGGTGTTTCTTCAGAAGTCGCAGTGCCTTCATCTTCTGAGCTTCTTTGGCATGATCGAGCTTCGAGATCACTGCGGCTTCTTTCCCATCGGGTCTGAAATCTCCTCTCGCCATCTTCCCACCCCCTTCCAAGGGCTATGCGTCTGTGTATAACAGATGCCACATACCCCCCTCCAAAGCCATTGTCAATATTTACGACAACAATACCCGGGACACAGGTGGTCAACATGGCAAGCAGAGGCGCTATACCGTTGAAGTGGGACCCGTAGCCAACACTTGTGGGCACTGCTACCACAGGGCCTTCAACAAGGCCGGCGACAACACTGGGAAGCGCTCCTTCCATACCGGCTACGACAACCCATGCAGAAGCCCCGCATACTTCTTCCCGAATGTCCAGCAATCTGTGAAGTCCTGCAACCCCAACATCATAAAATCTTCTGACCTGACTACCCATAAGCTCTGCCGTCAATGCCGCTTCCTCGGCAACGGGTATATCGAGTGTTCCGCCCGTAAGAACGGCAATGTAACCATTGGGAATAGAAGGAATTTCCGAATTCTGAAGTATCCATACCCGCGCATCTGCATGATAACGGGCTTCGGGGAAGGCATGATTCAGGATTTCTGCATTTTGACGGTCCAGCCTGGTTATAAGTACATTACTGCCCCTGCGGGCCATGGACTCGACAATAGCACGGAGATGTTCCGCTTTTTTCCCCTCGCCGTAAATTACTTCGGGAAAACCCCGCCTGAGGGCACGGTGATGATCTATACGGGCAAAAGAAAGATTTTCGTAAGGCAGCTCTTTGAGAAAAGACATAACCTCATCGATACCGACATTCCCCTTCCGATACTCCTCAAGAAGCCTGCGAAGTCTTTCCATAAAACCTCCATCACGAAAGAATTTCCATGATCCGGGCGGCGCAGATTTTCGAAACACCTGCAAGTTCACCCATTAAGGCGTGAACAACGGCTTCATCGATCTTTCTCCTGTGCAACCCTTTAAGGGCAGCCTTAACGGCAGAATAAAGTTCGGAAAGATTTTCTACCCGAATTCCGGCGCCCGCCTTTTCCAGCAGATCCGCTTCACGGGATACTTTAAACACATGAGGGCCAAAAATCACGGGACACCCCCACACAACGGGTTCTACAATGTTATGGCCTCCGATCTTCTCAAAGGTTCCACCACAAAAGGCAAGGTCGGCCAGGGAATAGAGCTCAAAGAGATGACCGACGGTGTCAACAATTATAATCTGCCTTCTTATCTCGTCTTCCCGGTCCAAACTACCGCAACGGGGATTGAGATAAGCAGAAAGCCGCCGGGCAGGAACACCGGCACGGGCACATTCCCTTTCCAGCTCCGAAACCCTTTTGCCGTGCCTGGGGGCCAGAATGCAAACGAGCTCGGCAAATTCGGCAAAAAGATCCACGGCGAGTTCAGCAAAAGCCCGACACTCCTGCCCTCTTAAACTCCCCGCAACCATGACGGGCACACCATCGGCAACGGGCAATAGGCCTTTCCACTTTTTATAAACCTCAGATAGTCTGCCCACCTGTTCTGCCAGCAGATCGTATTTCGTGGATCCAACAACTTCCACCCTTTGAAAATCGGCCCCTAAAGAGATCGCACGGGTTCGATCTCTTTCATGGACCATTCCCATCCAGGAAAAGTGAGAGAAAACCCCACGGAACAGGCCACCGCAAAGCCGGTAAAGGCGAAAGGAAGGGGAAGAAATCCGTCCGTTACAGAGTACTGCAGGGATTGATCTTTCCGCAAGCGAAAGAATCGTTGCAGGCCAATAGTCTGCTTCGAACAACACATACAGAGACGGCTTAAGGGAGTTCAGAAAATTAGCTACGGCAGGGAGAACATCAAAAGGTGCAGGAACGGCGAGCACCTTATCCTCTGCAAGAGCCTTAACCCTGCGGAAACCGGCCGGAGTTCCCGTTGAGATAATCACGGATCCGGAGAATCCCATTTCGTTTAAGCTTTTTATTACCGGAAGAATGCCCGTGATTTCTCCTACTGAAGCCCCGTGAAAAAGAATTCTGGGTTCAGGGAGAGAGACCCCTCTTTCGGCCGACCACCGGCGCCCATCCCAGAAGAACGCCTCATCATTGCCACGAAGGGTTCTATATGATACGTAAAGTCCTGCCAGAACGGGACCCGTTGCAGCGTACAGCCTTCCGGGAAGCGAAGAGAGGTATTTATTTTTTGTTGTCATTTGCTTTGGCCTCGACTAATGAATTTAAAACAGGGTGACAAAAAGGATTGCACGAGAGGACGCCATGATTCAAGAAGGAACGCCGGTTCGTGAAATCCTGAGAAGATGGGCAGAACATATCGGTCGCAGGGTAATGATTAACGGATGGGTCAGAACCCGGCGGGACTCCAAGGCAGGTATAAGCTTTGTGGAAGTTAATGACGGGAGCTGCCTCAAAAACCTTCAGGTCATAGTGGATCACGGCCGGGACCGATTTCAGGAAATCCTGCAAAGCCTCACCACGGGAGCGTCGGTTTCGATAACCGGCGTCGTCAGAAGGTCCCCCGCAAAGGGTCAGCCCGTGGAAGTTGAAGCAGAAAGCATCTCCATTGTCGGCTCCTGTGACCCTGCTTCCTATCCGCTTCAGAAAAAACGCCATTCCTTCGAGTTCCTCCGCGAAATTGCCCATCTCCGCCCTCGCACCAACACCATCGGAGCGGTTATGAGAGTTCGTAACTCCGTAAGCTATGCCGTTCATCGCTTCTTTCAAGAGCGGGGTTTTTATTATATTCACACGCCCATTATTACAACCAGCGATTGCGAAGGGGCGGGAGAAGTTTTCAGGGTCACGGCCCAGCAGGATCCGGAATTCTTTGGAAGGCCGACCTACTTGACCGTAAGCGGTCAGCTACAGGCTGAAGTCTATGCTTTGGCGCTGGGTAAGGTTTACACCTTCGGCCCCACCTTCAGGGCGGAAAATTCACAAACCCGGAGGCACCTTTCCGAATTCTGGATGATCGAACCCGAAATGGCCTTTGCCGATCTGGAAAACGATCTGGCTCTGGCCCAGGATTTTCTCCACCATGTTGTGAGCTCCGTAATGAGCGAATGTGACGAGGAGTTACAGTTCTTTTCAAAATTCTTTGACGAAAAGCTCCTTGAGAGACTTCAAACGGTCGCCGAGAGGCCTTTCGAAGTCGTTACGTATACCGAAGCCATATCATTGCTTAAAAAATCCGGGGAAAACTTCACATATCCCGCCGAATGGGGTTGCGATCTTCAGGCCGAGCACGAACGCTACCTGACCGAAAGGGTTTTTAATGGCCCCGTTGCAGTAATTCACTTCCCCCGAGACATCAAGCCCTTTTACATGAAGGTAAACGATGACGGACGAACCGTTGCGGCAATGGACGTGCTCGTGGCCGGGGTGGGTGAGATAATAGGAGGATCAGAGCGAGAATACCGCTACGAGCTTCTTTTGGAACAGATGAAGCTGAAGGGTATGAACCCCGAGGCCTATGAATGGTATCTTGATTTAAGGAAGTACGGCAGCGTTCCCCATGCAGGCTTCGGGCTCGGGCTTGAAAGGCTCATACAGTTTCTCACGGGCGTCCCCAACATTCGCGAGACCATACCCTTTCCTCGAGTGCCCGGTTATGCCTTTGCCTGAGGCCCAGTATAAGGAGGAAAGTGATGTGTTTCCATCAAAAAGTCCGATGTGTCTGTGGCAAAGAAGAAGCGTACATTTTCCATAAGGATAACATTCTCCCCGAAGAGGTGGTAATTGAGGTTTTCTGTCCGGAGTGCAGCAACAGAGCCGAATGGAATCCTGAAGAGATGATACGGGATGGCGGCTGGATAATCCATTACGACATGGAAATTGCCGAATATTTCTTCAAACAGAAGAAAATCTCCTATCGCCTGACCCCTGAATTTATCTTCGATAAAGAATATTGCTCCTGGTACGGCTTGAGCCCCCACGATATCGAAGAGAACAGAAGGCTATCCGAAGAAATTGCCGGGATTAAGCATGCCAGCTTGAGGGACTACTACGAAGCCTTTCGGAAACGCCGTATTGAACGGGTTAAGGAGTTACAGAAACAGGGATTCAGGAAGGCTATGGATCCACATTGAGAGTTTCCTGATGCTTACTGCTGCCGGCCGGCCCCTCCGGCCGGGATCCTTTTTCGGCCTTTCTCCGGTCGTGTACCCGGGTTATATTAGACAATAAATAAAGAGTTAGCGGAATTATATCCACGACCATAGACATAGAGGAGAAAGGCCATGTATACCCACGACGACATTATACGTCAAAAGAAGTTGCCCAGGGTTGGAGACATCGTAAAAAGCAAGAAGTACGGAACATTGTGGCGGGTAATGGAGAAACGAGAAGTCTGGGTTAACACCAGTGATGATCCCGAAACCAACGAACCGAGAATGGTGCCCGCCATTTATCTGGCTTACTGGAAAGTAACCCCGGGTGCTCTGCCGGGCGTCGGAAAGATGATGGGATATGCATACACACTTCATGACAACACCTTTGAAGCGAACTGGGAAATCGTTAAATCAAGTAGTGGCTAACGGTTTCTCCTGTGACCGCCTCTCAAGGCACAACAATGTGGCTCCCAATAGGTTCATCCATCTCGTCAAAGAATGGAGTCGAGGTATTACGATTAATCAAAGAGGCGAGTGGCGGAGGTGATTCTCCCCGCAAAGTAATCGGCAAAAGAGTTAAAGTGGCGGCAGAGGTTTTTCCGGAAAGGGGAGTGCAAAACTCTTGTCTTTAGGAATTCAGCCCTTTACGATCAGAGTTGGGTCCGGTGTACGTGAATTATTCATTCGTTTTTCTGAGGTCTTCAGATGAGCGCCTATGATGCGGCGGTGAAGGCGGTGTTTTCCTGGTGTCGGGATGCGGTGCTGGAGTATTTTCTGGGACTTGACGTCCTGGAGTCGGAAGTCCTTGAGCTGCCTCAGGAAACCGTGACGATCAGAAGGGCGGACATTCCCATAAGGGTAAGGACAAAGGACGGTCGGGTTTTCGTTGTGCTTCTGGAGGTTCAGAGCAAGTGGCAGGACAATCTTCCCCTGAGGCTTCTGGAATACGACGTAAGGTACCGGATTAAAACAGGGCTTTCCGTACTTCCGGCCGTCCTGCTTCTGAGGCCGGGCGGCAGAGTAACGGAAGAATTCTCCGACGGAGGGATTCATTACAGGTTCAAAGTGGTCTCTCTTGCCGAAATGGATGCCCGGGAAGCCATGGCAAAAGGAAAACCGTGTCTGCTCCCCTTCGTACCCCTCATGAAAGGTGGAACAGAACTACTCGACGAAGCCGACAAACTCCTCAACAACGCCCCCATAGAAAAATCAGAAAAAATAGACCTCATCTCCGGCCTCGCACTGCTCACAGGACTGGTCTCTAAAGACCTGTGCAAATACCTCTTGCAAAAAAGGAGGAACATCATCATGGAATCCTTCGCATACGAAATCATTAAAAAAGAAGGGTTTGAAGAAGGATTGCGAGAAGGATTAAGAGAAGGATTGCAGGAAGGATTACAGAAAGGTTTAGAGCAGGGGATGGTGGAAGAAGCCCGGGAGATGGTGATAGAGGCATTGTGTGAACGCTTTGGATCGATCCCGGAAGAACTGGAGCGGCGAATAAGGGCTATCAATTCCCGAAGAAAACTTAAAGAACTTCACAGGTGCGCCATAAAAGTTGAATCTATCGAAAAATTTACGGAGGCTCTGGATTAAAAGGCAGGCTTCTACCATGAGTGCCTATGATGCGGCGGTGAAGTTTTCGTTCCCCCTGTGCAGGGATCAAACGGAATACCGTCATGGAACCCTTCGCATATGAAAAAAAGATGGGTTTGAAGATGAGCTAAAACAGGGATTGCAATAAGGAATGAAGGAAGAAGTCAGGGAGATGGTTGGAGGAGTGTTTTGCGAGCGCTTCGGTTTAATTTCCAGAAAACTGAGCGCCGGATCAGAACGATCAATTCCAGAAGAAGGTCGAAAGAGCTTTTAAGGTTAGCCGTAAGGGCAAGTTCAATTGATGAGTTTTTAAAAGTCCCAAATTAAAATTCGTCCGTCTAAGTTTGCTCCTACTGCTATGTCATTACATTAAAGCGATTCCACACCGCCGACCAAGCGGTGTGGAATCGCTTTTAAGCCTTAGAAGTCTTCAAAGTCTTCATCGAGAGGTATAACTTCTTCGGGTCTTACTTCTTTTGCTTCGCCCGTGGAACGCGGTGCCGGTTTCTGGCCTTTCTCGGCCCGAGCAGACTTCGCCCTTTTCCCGCCTTCCTTTTCGCCGCGCGGTGCGCCGGTCGAAGCCACTGCAGGAACGGCTTTCCTGCTTACGCCCGTTCTCGGAACTGCCGATGTCACTTTATCGGCCCCAACCATGGTCAGGAGTTGCTGTACATTTTGTCTCAACTGCTGAGCCTGAGCGCTCAATTCCTCGGCCGCAGCAGCAGATTCTTCTGCATTTGCCGCCGTCTGCTGAACTATCTGGTCCATATCGGAAGCCGCTTTGTTAACCTGAGCGATCCCCTCTGCCTGCTCCTGAGACGCCGCCGCTATCTCATTTATCAGCTCCGTTATCTTCTGCGTATGGCTGGACACCGTAGAAAAGGTCTGCTCGGTAACTGCCACGTATTCGGCTCCGTCCTTGACCTCCTTACGAGTGTTTTCAATAAGTTGCGCGGTGTTCTTGGCCGCTTCTGCAGCCCTCATGGCGAGAGCCCTCACCTCATCGGCCACGACTGCAAACCCTGCTCCGGCCTCCCCCGCCCGGGCCGCCTCAACAGCCGCATTCAAAGCAAGCAAATTGGTCTGGAAGGCGATCTCATCAATGGTTTTTATTATCTTCTCCGTCTCCTCGCTGGCCTTATCAATCGCCGCAATGGACTGGACCAGTCGCTTCATGGCCTCGTTGGCCTGCTGAACCGCGCGGGCAGTTTCCTGAACAACCCGATTGGCCTCGGTGGCGTTCTGAGAATTCTGATTGGCCATTGAAGCCATCTCCTCGAGAGCAGAAGCCGTTTCTTCCAGCGAGGCGGCCTGACGGGAAGCACCCTCTGCAAGCTGCTGGCTGGCATTTGCCGTTTCCATTGAGGCCGTAGCAACCTGTTCAACCGCCTCACCCATTTCACGACTGATGTTTATCAGCGTCCGTGTCAGGCTCCTTACAAGGAAGGCTGAAATCAGGACACCGATCACGATGGCCACAACCGACACGATGGCTATGATCCAGTTGTTATAGTTCACAACGCTCATTAGCTTTTGCTCGGTCACACCCCTGGTCTTTATTACGTCAACAGCCTTGTCCAGGCTTGACATGATTTCGTTGTAAGCCGGCAGGATTTTAGTCTTATACAGGTTCTGGGCCACCTCGATGTTGCCTCGCAACGACGTTTCCATATCCACTATGTCCCTCACGGCAAGCTCCAGATTGGTCAGAAGCAGCCGGAGGTTCGAGTCCAGTTCTCTCTGCGCCGTGGCAATGTCGAGATTATTGATTGCGGCTTCTATGCGCCCGGCAGCCTCCCGCATCTGTTCGTTTATCTGCTTCATCGTTCCCATGTACTTTTCAATTGCCGGAAGATCTTTGGCGGCATCCTGCATAAGCTTTAAATCAAAGCTCTCCCACTCGGGCAATCGGGCAGTAAAGGCAAAAGGCTCACCCGCCGCAAACTCTTCGGCTCTCTGCATTAGCCGGGCATTCTTTTCGTCAAGATAAATACCCGTTCCGAAAATCCAGCCCCAGGGTTCATAAAGCTCCACATAAGAAATCTTTGGAACGGGCTGATCGGCCCCGTACTTGGGCCAGTAGTACACAACAAAGCCCGAACCTTTAGCCTTACAAACCTTTACGAATTCCACAAAAAGCTTCTTGCCTTTTTTATCCTCGAAATTGGAGAGATCCTTGCCGTCGAGCTCCGGTTTGTAAGGATGCATGACCATTACAGGTCCGGTGTCGTTGATCCAGATATAATCTTTACCCTCAGGACCGTAACGGAGGTTTCTTACGAGTTTCTTGGCAATCTCTTTCCGG
This Thermodesulforhabdus norvegica DNA region includes the following protein-coding sequences:
- a CDS encoding 3-deoxy-D-manno-octulosonic acid transferase, yielding MTTKNKYLSSLPGRLYAATGPVLAGLYVSYRTLRGNDEAFFWDGRRWSAERGVSLPEPRILFHGASVGEITGILPVIKSLNEMGFSGSVIISTGTPAGFRRVKALAEDKVLAVPAPFDVLPAVANFLNSLKPSLYVLFEADYWPATILSLAERSIPAVLCNGRISSPSFRLYRLCGGLFRGVFSHFSWMGMVHERDRTRAISLGADFQRVEVVGSTKYDLLAEQVGRLSEVYKKWKGLLPVADGVPVMVAGSLRGQECRAFAELAVDLFAEFAELVCILAPRHGKRVSELERECARAGVPARRLSAYLNPRCGSLDREDEIRRQIIIVDTVGHLFELYSLADLAFCGGTFEKIGGHNIVEPVVWGCPVIFGPHVFKVSREADLLEKAGAGIRVENLSELYSAVKAALKGLHRRKIDEAVVHALMGELAGVSKICAARIMEILS
- the larB gene encoding nickel pincer cofactor biosynthesis protein LarB encodes the protein MERLRRLLEEYRKGNVGIDEVMSFLKELPYENLSFARIDHHRALRRGFPEVIYGEGKKAEHLRAIVESMARRGSNVLITRLDRQNAEILNHAFPEARYHADARVWILQNSEIPSIPNGYIAVLTGGTLDIPVAEEAALTAELMGSQVRRFYDVGVAGLHRLLDIREEVCGASAWVVVAGMEGALPSVVAGLVEGPVVAVPTSVGYGSHFNGIAPLLAMLTTCVPGIVVVNIDNGFGGGYVASVIHRRIALGRGWEDGERRFQTRWERSRSDLEARSCQRSSEDEGTATSEETPR
- the asnS gene encoding asparagine--tRNA ligase — translated: MIQEGTPVREILRRWAEHIGRRVMINGWVRTRRDSKAGISFVEVNDGSCLKNLQVIVDHGRDRFQEILQSLTTGASVSITGVVRRSPAKGQPVEVEAESISIVGSCDPASYPLQKKRHSFEFLREIAHLRPRTNTIGAVMRVRNSVSYAVHRFFQERGFYYIHTPIITTSDCEGAGEVFRVTAQQDPEFFGRPTYLTVSGQLQAEVYALALGKVYTFGPTFRAENSQTRRHLSEFWMIEPEMAFADLENDLALAQDFLHHVVSSVMSECDEELQFFSKFFDEKLLERLQTVAERPFEVVTYTEAISLLKKSGENFTYPAEWGCDLQAEHERYLTERVFNGPVAVIHFPRDIKPFYMKVNDDGRTVAAMDVLVAGVGEIIGGSEREYRYELLLEQMKLKGMNPEAYEWYLDLRKYGSVPHAGFGLGLERLIQFLTGVPNIRETIPFPRVPGYAFA
- a CDS encoding methyl-accepting chemotaxis protein, translated to MTIGKKIGTGFFVVLLLLVILAAAAYIGVAKIKDAADGVIGTARWTGIFEAARGAHTEWVFKMSNYVADPSMKTPGVELDYKKCKLGELLYGPVRSELESRFPDVAQILAALEAPHKTLHDTGQEIASLNRAAHFCLRTYLLTTFLRAHQDYVARISEELGQEISGLTSKQEMLKNIVKSAITMVDAVARDATLGPEEYRKEIAKKLVRNLRYGPEGKDYIWINDTGPVMVMHPYKPELDGKDLSNFEDKKGKKLFVEFVKVCKAKGSGFVVYYWPKYGADQPVPKISYVELYEPWGWIFGTGIYLDEKNARLMQRAEEFAAGEPFAFTARLPEWESFDLKLMQDAAKDLPAIEKYMGTMKQINEQMREAAGRIEAAINNLDIATAQRELDSNLRLLLTNLELAVRDIVDMETSLRGNIEVAQNLYKTKILPAYNEIMSSLDKAVDVIKTRGVTEQKLMSVVNYNNWIIAIVSVVAIVIGVLISAFLVRSLTRTLINISREMGEAVEQVATASMETANASQQLAEGASRQAASLEETASALEEMASMANQNSQNATEANRVVQETARAVQQANEAMKRLVQSIAAIDKASEETEKIIKTIDEIAFQTNLLALNAAVEAARAGEAGAGFAVVADEVRALAMRAAEAAKNTAQLIENTRKEVKDGAEYVAVTEQTFSTVSSHTQKITELINEIAAASQEQAEGIAQVNKAASDMDQIVQQTAANAEESAAAAEELSAQAQQLRQNVQQLLTMVGADKVTSAVPRTGVSRKAVPAVASTGAPRGEKEGGKRAKSARAEKGQKPAPRSTGEAKEVRPEEVIPLDEDFEDF